GATCATGGATCGTCACGTCCATGCCGGCGAAGTCCCGCGCCGCGATCAGGCGCGACAGCCAGAAGCGTACGCAACCCACGCGCAGCATCACCTGCCACAGCTCTGCCTCGGCCGCAGTGAACGGCCGCAGCGCCGCGTACGCCCCCAGCAGCGCCTGGGCGCGCGGCAGATCGATGCCGCCGTCGGCGTCCAGGCACCAGTCGTTGATGGTGATGGCGATGTCATACAGCATCGGCCCGGAGCAGGCGTTGTAGAAATCGATCAGCCCGGTCAGGTGGGTGCCTTCGAACATCACGTTGTCGCGGAACAGGTCGGCGTGCAGGTTGGCCCTGGGCAGTGCCAGGATCTGCGCCTTGTGCGCGGCGATTTCGTCCAGCGCCGGTTGCAGCAGCTGCGCCTGTTCGGTGCTCAGGCCCGGCAGCAGGTCGGCGCCTGAGGCCAGCATCCAGTCCAGGCCCCGATCGGTGCGGCGCTCGATGATGCGCTCGCGGGTCGCCAGGTGGATATGCGCCAACAGCTCGCCAACCTGGGCGCAGTGCTGGTTGTTCGGCGCCTTGACGTGCTTGCCCGAAAGCCGTGGCTGCAGCAGTGCCGGCTTGCCGCACAGTTCGCGCAGGCCCTTGCCGTCGCGATCGCGCACAGCGTAGGGAACGGGCATGTCGGCGTCATGCAGGACGTCGAGCAGTTCGATGAAGAACGGCATGTCTTCGGCCGGCCCCCGCTCGATCAGCGTCAGGACGAATTCCCCTTTTTCCAGGCTTACGAAGAAATTGCTGTTTTCGGTTCCGGCGGCAATGCCCTGGAAGTCGAGCAGACGGCCCAGCTCGTACGGCGCCAGAAAGGTTTCCAGCTCAGGCCGGGACACAGGGGTGAAGACTGACATGTTGAAAAGTTGCCCATACGGGCACCTCCTTGAGGAGGTGCCTGGTTGATAAGAACGATACGCGTTACTAGCTTACCATTCGAAGATTTTCCAGGACGGAATCAGCATGTCCGGCTGGTCGGATCGAATGAAATTGCCATCGGAGCCATCGGCGCGTACCAGGAAATAAGGCTTGCCGT
The Pseudomonas putida genome window above contains:
- a CDS encoding homoserine kinase → MSVFTPVSRPELETFLAPYELGRLLDFQGIAAGTENSNFFVSLEKGEFVLTLIERGPAEDMPFFIELLDVLHDADMPVPYAVRDRDGKGLRELCGKPALLQPRLSGKHVKAPNNQHCAQVGELLAHIHLATRERIIERRTDRGLDWMLASGADLLPGLSTEQAQLLQPALDEIAAHKAQILALPRANLHADLFRDNVMFEGTHLTGLIDFYNACSGPMLYDIAITINDWCLDADGGIDLPRAQALLGAYAALRPFTAAEAELWQVMLRVGCVRFWLSRLIAARDFAGMDVTIHDPSEFEVRLVQRQQVALKLPFAL